One region of Bacterioplanoides sp. SCSIO 12839 genomic DNA includes:
- a CDS encoding NADPH-dependent FMN reductase, translated as MKILAFGASNSSTSINKALAGYAASLVDGANVEVLDLNDFELPMFSEDREKEIGQPKLAQNFLAKIQCADAIVVSFAEHNGTYSVAFKNIFDWASRITRDVYQSKPVVFLATSPGPGGAQNVLKVATESARFFAADVKGSLSIPSFYDNFDMESQQLSDQGLQQALQNTVNTLTN; from the coding sequence ATGAAGATACTTGCTTTTGGAGCTTCTAACAGCTCGACCTCAATCAATAAAGCACTGGCCGGTTATGCTGCCTCTCTGGTTGATGGCGCTAACGTTGAAGTATTGGATCTGAATGATTTTGAACTGCCAATGTTCAGTGAAGACCGCGAAAAAGAAATTGGCCAGCCCAAACTGGCCCAGAATTTTCTGGCCAAAATTCAATGTGCCGATGCCATTGTCGTATCGTTTGCAGAACATAATGGCACTTACAGTGTTGCCTTTAAAAATATATTCGACTGGGCCAGCCGTATTACACGTGACGTATACCAGAGCAAGCCTGTTGTATTTTTAGCAACCTCCCCAGGCCCTGGCGGCGCACAGAATGTACTGAAAGTCGCAACGGAATCAGCCCGTTTCTTTGCCGCCGACGTCAAAGGCAGCCTTTCTATTCCAAGCTTTTATGACAACTTTGATATGGAAAGCCAGCAACTTTCTGATCAGGGTTTGCAACAAGCACTGCAAAACACCGTAAACACCCTCACCAATTAA
- a CDS encoding K+/H+ antiporter subunit F, translating to MSSADVLNYAIMATGLMLLVSLLLNVWRILLGPEITDRILALDTLYINSIALIILMGLYNGSALYFEGALLIAMLGFVSTAALSKYLLHGDIIE from the coding sequence ATGAGCAGTGCTGATGTATTGAATTATGCCATTATGGCAACGGGCCTTATGTTATTGGTTTCGTTGTTGCTGAACGTCTGGCGGATTTTATTAGGGCCAGAAATTACCGACCGGATTCTGGCGCTTGATACCTTGTACATTAACAGCATCGCGCTGATTATTTTAATGGGTTTATACAATGGCTCAGCCTTGTATTTTGAAGGTGCTTTATTAATTGCCATGCTGGGTTTTGTCAGCACGGCAGCACTCAGCAAATACCTGCTACACGGGGATATTATTGAATAA
- a CDS encoding Na+/H+ antiporter subunit G: MENSDFFNYLVAGWLIMGGFFVFVGSLGLAKLPDFFTRLHAPTKATTLGIGSILVASMIMTSARDGGFSVYELVISLFLFITAPVSAHMMAKAALHKKISMLERTKNADIAPRIAAQQTPKEEGEAEDKTA, translated from the coding sequence ATGGAAAATTCAGATTTCTTTAATTATCTGGTTGCAGGCTGGCTGATCATGGGTGGCTTTTTTGTATTTGTTGGTTCATTGGGCCTGGCAAAGCTCCCCGATTTTTTTACCCGGTTACACGCGCCAACAAAAGCAACCACGCTGGGTATCGGCTCAATATTAGTGGCCTCAATGATTATGACCAGTGCGCGTGATGGCGGCTTTAGTGTGTATGAGTTGGTCATCAGCTTGTTTTTATTTATTACCGCGCCAGTATCGGCTCATATGATGGCCAAGGCGGCGCTGCATAAAAAGATCAGTATGCTGGAGCGAACTAAAAATGCTGATATTGCGCCGCGGATTGCAGCGCAGCAGACGCCTAAGGAAGAGGGCGAAGCTGAGGATAAAACGGCTTAA
- a CDS encoding Ig-like domain-containing protein yields the protein MKTALLTTSWFMLFLMTAMTQAESNLTSAKQCQDGSQLVQVSAVYPTADTLPENLLRFYIYFSEPMETENTLSHIHLKNDQGKKLEGVFLENKLSLWSPDRTRLTLLFDPGRVKTGLVAHNAYGRALTPGSTYHLSIDAAAINQLGCSSEYIKTFTVTEADYDKPDLSNWVISSPNTETRENLMIDFNAPIDHVSLAYRIRVKDSNNKSVAGSIDLGTNEQQWIFSPIKSWQNNIQYKVVVDPVLEDIAGNRITGLFDQPSLREESKFQNQKIEIPIMLK from the coding sequence ATGAAAACGGCACTGCTGACAACATCATGGTTCATGTTGTTTTTAATGACGGCAATGACACAGGCGGAGTCGAACCTAACTTCCGCCAAACAGTGTCAGGATGGAAGTCAGTTAGTGCAGGTATCAGCCGTCTATCCGACGGCTGATACACTTCCTGAAAACCTGCTGCGCTTTTATATTTATTTCAGCGAACCAATGGAAACAGAAAATACCCTATCTCATATTCACCTGAAAAATGACCAAGGTAAAAAACTCGAAGGCGTATTCCTGGAGAATAAACTCAGTCTATGGAGCCCTGACAGAACCCGACTGACATTATTATTTGACCCGGGCCGGGTAAAAACAGGCCTTGTGGCACATAACGCCTATGGCAGAGCGTTAACACCAGGATCAACTTATCATTTAAGCATTGATGCAGCAGCGATTAACCAGCTCGGCTGCTCGTCGGAATATATAAAAACCTTTACGGTAACAGAGGCTGACTACGACAAACCGGATCTGTCTAACTGGGTAATCAGCAGCCCGAATACAGAAACCCGCGAAAACTTAATGATCGATTTTAACGCGCCGATTGACCATGTATCACTGGCTTACCGCATTCGGGTTAAAGACAGCAACAACAAAAGTGTTGCTGGCTCCATTGATTTAGGAACAAATGAACAACAATGGATTTTTTCACCCATTAAAAGCTGGCAAAACAACATTCAATATAAAGTTGTCGTTGATCCTGTGCTAGAAGATATCGCTGGAAATAGGATAACGGGGCTATTTGATCAGCCATCGCTAAGGGAGGAAAGTAAATTTCAAAACCAGAAAATAGAGATCCCTATCATGTTAAAATGA
- a CDS encoding Na+/H+ antiporter subunit E codes for MMARLLPMPLHSGLLLVVWLLLNGFSAGQLLLGSILALAIPLITAPFADRQSRVVKPVAMVVYVLRLLIDIFVSNIEVASRVLRSNSHLKPGFIAYPLQLTGDYPLTVLASTISLTPGTVSVDFSEDKQWLYIHALHIDSEQEIIDSIRNRYELPLKEIFS; via the coding sequence ATGATGGCACGACTTTTACCCATGCCGCTGCACAGCGGTTTATTGTTAGTGGTCTGGTTACTTCTGAATGGTTTCTCAGCCGGACAATTATTATTGGGCAGCATTCTGGCACTGGCCATTCCACTGATTACGGCACCCTTTGCAGACCGCCAAAGCCGGGTGGTTAAACCGGTTGCCATGGTGGTGTATGTGTTGCGTTTATTAATTGATATTTTTGTCTCAAATATTGAAGTGGCAAGCCGGGTATTGCGCAGCAATAGCCATCTGAAACCGGGCTTTATTGCTTACCCGTTACAATTAACCGGTGATTACCCGTTAACGGTATTGGCGAGTACCATCTCGTTGACACCGGGAACCGTGAGCGTTGATTTTTCTGAAGATAAGCAGTGGTTGTATATTCATGCGCTGCATATCGACAGCGAGCAGGAAATCATTGATTCGATTCGTAATCGTTATGAACTGCCACTGAAGGAGATATTTTCATGA
- a CDS encoding monovalent cation/H+ antiporter subunit A — protein sequence MTLLWIPLLPLFGTLVPLLADRFGRQVTLAATAFIPALALVCLLALMPQVLAGEVIHWHTSWIPNAGLELAFHLDGLGLLFSLLILGIGLLVLLYARYYISDQDHMGRFYAFLLLFMSAMLGVVLSDNLLQLWAYWELTSVSSFLLISFWSDKTEARKGARMALTITGAGGLALLAAFIVIGETVGSYSLTEVLASGDLLRDSTAYPLIVVLFLLGAFTKSAQFPFHFWLPHAMAAPTPVSSYLHSATMVKAGVFLLARFYPVLSGTELWFGVVSMVGLATLLVGAYTALFKHDLKGLLAYSTISHLGLITLLFGLDTQLGAVAAVFHIINHAVFKASLFMAAGIIDHEAGSRDMRQLNGLWKYMPYTATLAMVAASSMAGVPLLNGFLSKEMLFAETLSQHTLGSLSWIIPVLATLGGALAVAYSLRFIHDVFFNGEPVNLPKTPHEPPRYMRVPVEILVIICLLVGIFPDFTVGALLRAAAGATIQGPLPEFSLAIWHGFNIPLLMSLLAVVGGSLLYINRRHLFNFQGQFNEIDAKVEFEKYIQYLVHKATQLQNSFDNGKLQRYITYLVLISLAVAGWPLLELVDAHGSREQQPADWIMLVGTIIIIIGTVATMVFSHLRLLALVMISIVGLVVAVAFAYFSAPDLALTQLSVEVATIILFLLALFFLPQKTPLQESSIQRIVRDLGIASAIGAVIGTLCYVMLTRPLESISDFFLENSKTGGGGTNVVNVILVDFRGFDTLGEITVLAIAALGIFKLLAGMRLFIPAADQDGVAWSKDKHPMMLALVSQSLLPLALLISAYIFLRGHNLPGGGFIAGLITAIALIQQYIAHGVSWMKQRMDFPYHYMIAIGLALAILSGLGSWLFDRPFLTTWFDYFYWPVVGKFELASAMVFDLGVYFTVIGATMLILANLGKLTTTERPTAGGQ from the coding sequence ATGACTTTGCTTTGGATTCCTCTGCTACCGCTGTTTGGAACCCTTGTCCCACTGCTGGCTGACCGTTTTGGTCGTCAGGTGACGCTGGCCGCGACGGCTTTTATTCCTGCACTGGCTCTGGTGTGTTTATTGGCCTTGATGCCTCAGGTGTTGGCCGGAGAGGTGATTCACTGGCACACCAGCTGGATTCCCAACGCCGGTCTGGAGTTGGCATTTCATCTTGATGGTTTGGGGCTGTTATTCAGTTTGCTGATCCTGGGGATTGGCTTACTGGTGTTGTTGTACGCCCGTTACTACATCTCTGATCAGGATCATATGGGGCGGTTTTACGCCTTTTTGCTGTTATTTATGAGCGCCATGCTGGGCGTGGTGTTATCCGATAACCTGCTGCAGCTTTGGGCTTATTGGGAGTTAACCAGCGTCAGTTCGTTCCTGTTAATCAGTTTCTGGTCGGACAAAACCGAAGCCCGTAAGGGGGCGCGGATGGCGTTGACCATCACCGGCGCTGGTGGCCTGGCCTTGTTAGCGGCCTTTATTGTGATTGGTGAAACCGTTGGCAGTTACAGCCTGACCGAGGTGCTGGCCAGTGGTGATTTATTACGTGACAGCACGGCTTACCCATTAATTGTGGTGCTGTTTCTGTTAGGCGCCTTTACTAAGTCGGCTCAATTCCCATTCCACTTCTGGTTGCCCCATGCGATGGCGGCGCCGACTCCTGTTTCTTCTTACTTACACTCAGCCACCATGGTAAAAGCCGGTGTCTTCCTGCTGGCGCGTTTTTACCCGGTATTGTCCGGAACAGAGCTGTGGTTCGGTGTGGTGTCGATGGTGGGTTTAGCCACCTTGCTTGTGGGCGCTTATACGGCGCTGTTTAAACACGACTTAAAAGGGTTGTTGGCGTACTCCACCATCAGCCATTTAGGTCTGATTACCTTGTTGTTTGGTTTGGATACACAACTGGGCGCAGTGGCGGCGGTGTTCCATATTATTAACCATGCGGTATTTAAAGCATCATTGTTTATGGCGGCCGGTATTATTGACCATGAAGCCGGTTCGCGGGATATGCGTCAGCTCAATGGTTTATGGAAATACATGCCTTACACCGCCACACTGGCAATGGTCGCTGCGTCATCGATGGCTGGGGTGCCGTTGCTGAACGGCTTTTTATCGAAAGAAATGTTGTTTGCCGAAACCTTATCGCAACACACGCTGGGTTCTCTGTCGTGGATTATTCCGGTGTTAGCGACCTTGGGTGGTGCACTGGCGGTGGCTTATTCGTTACGTTTTATTCATGACGTGTTCTTTAACGGCGAGCCGGTTAATCTGCCGAAAACCCCTCATGAGCCTCCGCGTTATATGCGGGTGCCGGTGGAGATCCTGGTGATCATCTGTTTGTTGGTGGGCATTTTCCCCGACTTCACCGTGGGTGCGTTATTGCGTGCGGCGGCGGGAGCAACAATTCAGGGGCCGCTGCCGGAGTTCAGCCTGGCGATCTGGCATGGTTTTAATATTCCATTGCTGATGAGCTTGCTGGCGGTTGTGGGTGGCAGCCTGCTGTATATCAATCGTCGCCATTTGTTTAATTTTCAGGGGCAATTTAACGAAATCGATGCCAAGGTCGAATTCGAAAAATACATTCAGTATCTGGTGCATAAAGCCACACAGCTGCAAAACAGTTTTGATAATGGCAAGTTGCAACGTTACATCACCTATCTGGTATTAATCTCATTAGCGGTGGCTGGTTGGCCTCTGCTGGAGCTGGTGGATGCACACGGTAGTCGGGAGCAACAACCGGCAGACTGGATCATGCTGGTCGGCACCATCATCATTATTATTGGTACCGTGGCCACCATGGTGTTCAGTCATCTGCGTTTATTGGCGCTGGTGATGATTTCGATTGTGGGCCTGGTGGTAGCGGTTGCGTTTGCTTATTTCTCGGCACCAGACCTGGCGTTAACTCAGCTGTCGGTTGAAGTCGCCACCATTATTCTGTTCCTGCTGGCGTTATTCTTCCTGCCACAAAAAACACCACTACAGGAAAGCTCGATTCAACGCATCGTGCGTGACCTCGGTATTGCGTCCGCTATTGGTGCGGTGATTGGTACCCTGTGTTACGTGATGCTGACCCGGCCACTGGAATCCATCTCGGACTTCTTCCTGGAAAACAGTAAAACCGGTGGTGGTGGCACCAACGTGGTGAACGTGATCCTGGTCGACTTCCGTGGCTTCGATACCCTGGGTGAAATCACGGTATTAGCCATTGCGGCGTTGGGTATCTTTAAATTGCTGGCGGGTATGCGTCTGTTTATTCCGGCAGCCGATCAGGACGGTGTGGCCTGGTCAAAAGACAAACATCCGATGATGCTGGCATTGGTATCACAGAGTTTGCTGCCACTGGCATTGCTGATTTCGGCTTACATTTTCCTGCGCGGTCATAACTTACCCGGCGGTGGTTTTATTGCCGGCCTGATTACCGCGATTGCGTTAATTCAGCAATACATTGCCCATGGAGTCAGCTGGATGAAGCAACGGATGGATTTCCCGTATCACTACATGATTGCAATTGGTTTAGCGCTGGCGATTTTATCTGGCCTGGGCAGCTGGTTGTTTGATCGCCCGTTCCTGACAACCTGGTTTGATTATTTCTACTGGCCGGTGGTCGGCAAGTTTGAGCTGGCCAGTGCCATGGTGTTTGACCTGGGTGTCTATTTCACCGTGATTGGCGCCACCATGTTGATTCTGGCGAACCTGGGTAAGTTAACCACCACCGAACGTCCGACAGCAGGAGGTCAATAA
- a CDS encoding Na+/H+ antiporter subunit C yields METLYAICVGAITTGGVFLVLRGYTFAVVLGLTLLSYAVNLFLFASGRLTLNGAAILGESDVYADPLPQALVLTAIVIGFAMTAFALILALRARSDLANDQVDGKTEIHDELPQKVRRQAGDEK; encoded by the coding sequence GTGGAAACCTTATATGCAATTTGTGTCGGTGCAATTACCACCGGTGGTGTGTTTTTAGTGTTGCGTGGTTACACCTTTGCCGTGGTACTGGGGTTAACGCTGCTGTCTTATGCGGTGAATTTATTTTTGTTTGCCAGTGGTCGCCTTACCCTGAACGGCGCTGCCATTCTGGGTGAGAGTGACGTGTATGCAGACCCTTTGCCGCAGGCACTGGTGTTAACGGCAATTGTGATTGGTTTTGCGATGACGGCTTTTGCCTTAATTCTGGCATTACGGGCCCGCTCAGATCTGGCCAATGATCAGGTGGACGGTAAAACGGAGATCCACGACGAGTTACCACAAAAAGTGCGCCGTCAGGCAGGAGACGAAAAATGA
- a CDS encoding monovalent cation/H+ antiporter subunit D — protein sequence MSLMDHLIFFPVLLPLVAGVLLLLPPLHGDIARQRVMAFAVNAALILVALILLGQSLKFGPQMYMMGDWQAPFGIALVNDTLASIMLVLTAILAMAAHLYACAGDDNKGPFFQPLFMFQVVGINGAFLTGDIFNLFVFFEILLIASYSLLIHGGGKQRTQAAVHYVLLNLAGSAMFLFGLGMIYASFGTLNMADMAYKVAHLNKENIELAKSGGLLLLVVFGLKAALLPLHFWLPRTYAYTSTPVAALFAIMTKVGIYSIWRVHTAIFGDYAGELADLATGWLWPLALLTLVAGIVAVLASQTLKMLASNLVIVSAGTLLISLALNTPEATAAGLYYLIHSTLLSAALFLIAGLIQEQRAQAQDRFVKGRPVAQPLLIGSFFFIAALGLIGMPPFSGFIGKILILQASSSAVEASWIWAPLLLSGLTAMIMLTRAGSTLFWRAAGQPAQAEKAHPLKVTAVVILLACSPLMVILGGPLSDLTVTAAQQLHAQPLPVLPEATAVTGVNP from the coding sequence ATGAGCCTGATGGATCATCTGATTTTTTTCCCGGTGTTATTGCCACTGGTGGCCGGTGTGTTGCTGTTATTACCTCCTTTGCATGGTGATATCGCCCGCCAGCGGGTAATGGCGTTTGCGGTGAACGCGGCACTGATTCTGGTGGCTCTGATTTTATTAGGCCAGAGCCTGAAATTTGGCCCTCAAATGTACATGATGGGGGACTGGCAAGCGCCGTTTGGTATTGCGCTGGTCAACGATACGCTGGCATCGATCATGTTGGTACTGACGGCCATTTTGGCAATGGCCGCTCATTTATACGCCTGTGCTGGCGATGATAATAAAGGCCCGTTTTTCCAGCCGCTGTTTATGTTTCAGGTGGTGGGTATTAACGGCGCATTTTTGACTGGCGATATTTTTAACCTGTTTGTTTTCTTTGAGATTTTATTAATTGCTTCGTATTCGTTGTTAATTCACGGCGGTGGCAAACAACGGACACAGGCCGCGGTGCATTATGTGTTATTAAATCTCGCGGGTTCGGCCATGTTCTTGTTTGGCCTTGGTATGATTTACGCCTCATTCGGCACGCTGAATATGGCCGATATGGCGTATAAAGTGGCACACCTGAATAAAGAAAATATCGAGCTGGCCAAATCTGGCGGTTTGTTATTACTGGTGGTATTTGGTTTAAAAGCCGCGTTATTACCGCTGCATTTCTGGCTACCACGTACCTATGCTTACACTTCAACGCCCGTTGCTGCGTTGTTTGCCATTATGACCAAGGTAGGTATCTACAGTATCTGGCGTGTGCATACCGCCATTTTTGGTGACTATGCCGGTGAGTTAGCGGACCTGGCGACGGGATGGCTATGGCCTCTGGCATTACTGACGCTGGTGGCGGGTATTGTTGCGGTATTAGCCAGTCAGACCTTAAAAATGCTGGCATCTAATCTGGTCATTGTTTCAGCAGGCACCTTATTAATTTCGCTGGCATTAAATACCCCGGAAGCAACGGCGGCGGGTTTGTATTATTTAATCCACAGCACTTTGTTATCTGCGGCTTTGTTTTTGATTGCCGGTTTAATTCAGGAGCAACGCGCACAAGCTCAGGATCGTTTTGTGAAAGGTCGTCCGGTGGCACAGCCTTTATTGATTGGCAGCTTCTTCTTTATTGCCGCGCTGGGTTTAATTGGTATGCCACCGTTCTCCGGTTTTATCGGAAAAATTCTGATCCTGCAGGCATCGTCTTCAGCCGTAGAAGCCTCCTGGATTTGGGCGCCGCTGTTATTGTCGGGCTTAACCGCCATGATTATGTTAACCCGAGCTGGCAGCACCTTGTTCTGGCGAGCGGCGGGTCAGCCAGCTCAGGCCGAAAAAGCACATCCATTAAAAGTAACGGCAGTGGTTATTTTATTAGCCTGTTCACCCCTGATGGTGATATTAGGCGGGCCATTGTCTGATCTGACAGTGACCGCGGCACAGCAGTTACATGCACAACCCTTACCTGTGCTTCCTGAAGCAACCGCAGTCACAGGAGTAAACCCATGA
- a CDS encoding pirin family protein, translating into MSADKLRIIDKASIPEGGFAGIVETRMVMNPELWPQAKANTEISHGFGDYIYTAYGYFKPNDGAPVHPHNDVDIVSFITSGSVGHKGSLGDGTVINGPGVQVQRAGTGMEHSEFSVTDEKAGIVQIWFLPPKTGLTPAYQNYSLTEGEMTTVLGGDESNGAFDNNMTCKIGYLPDGKAINLDEQFVAIITRGTGFANGQEVHEGQLIEGHQLNLTATHQLGLVLITQGKK; encoded by the coding sequence ATGAGTGCTGACAAATTACGTATTATTGATAAAGCATCCATACCTGAAGGCGGTTTTGCCGGCATCGTTGAAACACGCATGGTGATGAACCCTGAGCTATGGCCACAGGCAAAAGCCAATACAGAAATCAGCCATGGTTTTGGTGATTATATTTATACCGCTTATGGCTACTTTAAGCCTAATGATGGCGCACCAGTTCATCCACACAACGATGTTGATATTGTTAGTTTCATCACTTCCGGAAGCGTTGGCCATAAAGGCTCCTTAGGAGATGGAACAGTTATCAATGGGCCAGGCGTTCAGGTACAGCGTGCAGGCACCGGCATGGAACATTCCGAGTTCAGCGTAACCGATGAAAAGGCCGGTATTGTTCAGATCTGGTTCCTGCCCCCCAAAACAGGGTTAACACCCGCTTATCAAAATTACAGCCTGACAGAAGGTGAGATGACGACTGTTCTCGGTGGTGATGAGAGCAACGGCGCTTTTGATAACAATATGACCTGCAAAATTGGTTACCTGCCAGACGGCAAAGCCATCAATCTTGATGAGCAATTTGTTGCCATTATTACCCGAGGTACCGGTTTCGCCAACGGCCAGGAAGTTCATGAAGGGCAGTTAATTGAAGGGCATCAGTTAAACCTGACCGCCACTCATCAACTGGGCCTGGTTCTTATCACACAAGGAAAAAAATAA
- a CDS encoding LysR family transcriptional regulator, producing MDSVVAMRSFIRVVETGSFSAVAKEQNTNQATISKRIAGLEDKLGTRLLVRGNRTHTLTETGKTYYERVSNIVMEIDEAEAEARSLTATPKGHLRVTVPTMFGGMYIAPVISEFLATYPEISLDFKFDENSVDLVKEGIDVAIRLGDLQDSSMIAKNLGYDELIIVASPEYLEKNSTPTKLEDLENHNCLIYSLSPKKGTVWVFSDPSKKTEVGVTGNFQCDNGLGLMEMLQANAGIALMPRWMVDAEIERGELTHILKDYYKRYPISAVFPNNRYVPLKARCFIEFMQKTIKTDPVLSKIV from the coding sequence ATGGATTCAGTTGTTGCAATGCGCTCGTTTATCCGAGTAGTAGAAACAGGCAGTTTTAGCGCGGTTGCAAAAGAGCAAAACACCAATCAGGCAACCATCAGCAAACGTATTGCCGGGCTTGAAGACAAACTGGGGACACGCTTGTTGGTTCGAGGGAATCGAACACATACGTTGACGGAAACGGGCAAAACTTATTATGAGCGTGTTTCTAATATCGTTATGGAAATTGATGAGGCTGAAGCAGAAGCGCGTTCCTTAACAGCAACTCCAAAAGGTCACTTGCGAGTAACGGTACCAACTATGTTCGGGGGCATGTATATTGCGCCCGTTATTTCTGAATTTTTAGCAACTTATCCTGAAATTTCGTTAGATTTTAAGTTTGATGAAAATTCAGTTGATCTGGTTAAAGAGGGAATTGATGTTGCAATTCGATTAGGTGATTTACAGGATTCATCTATGATTGCAAAAAATCTGGGTTATGACGAGCTGATTATTGTTGCCTCTCCGGAATACCTTGAAAAAAATTCTACTCCGACTAAGCTCGAAGACTTAGAGAATCATAATTGCCTGATATATAGCCTGTCACCGAAGAAAGGAACGGTTTGGGTGTTCAGTGATCCGTCTAAAAAAACCGAAGTGGGTGTAACCGGCAACTTCCAATGTGACAATGGCCTAGGCTTAATGGAAATGTTGCAGGCGAATGCAGGTATTGCCTTGATGCCAAGGTGGATGGTTGATGCTGAAATTGAAAGAGGGGAGTTAACTCATATTTTGAAAGATTATTATAAGCGTTATCCTATCAGTGCAGTCTTTCCTAATAATCGTTACGTGCCGTTAAAAGCCAGGTGTTTTATTGAATTCATGCAAAAAACAATTAAAACCGACCCTGTTTTGTCAAAAATAGTTTAG